One stretch of Chlamydia abortus DNA includes these proteins:
- a CDS encoding metal ABC transporter ATP-binding protein, which yields MTVQILVKDLSFRYGPKSSWIINNVSFTVHEGDFIGIIGPNGGGKTTLALLLLGLLQPTTGTLNTLPSCVQTSGLTIGWVPQHFSYDFSFPISVKEVVLSGRLSFLRWHGKYSKHDHALAEQALTTVDLLHHKDACFSHLSGGQIQRVLLARALASQPKLLILDEPTANIDPENQQRILQILKELNTQCTILMITHDLHHTTSNFNKVFYMSRTLTTLTNMPTIPQEFCCDSFEKKADL from the coding sequence ATGACAGTACAAATACTCGTTAAGGATCTTTCATTTCGCTATGGACCGAAAAGCTCTTGGATTATCAATAACGTCTCCTTCACCGTTCATGAAGGGGACTTTATTGGCATTATAGGTCCGAACGGTGGGGGAAAAACAACCTTAGCCCTACTTCTGTTAGGCTTATTGCAACCGACTACAGGCACATTAAACACATTGCCCTCATGTGTACAAACATCTGGGCTGACCATTGGGTGGGTTCCACAGCACTTCTCTTATGATTTTTCTTTTCCTATTTCTGTAAAAGAGGTGGTTCTTTCTGGAAGGTTATCTTTTCTACGTTGGCATGGGAAATATTCGAAACACGATCATGCACTTGCTGAACAAGCTCTCACAACCGTGGATCTTTTACATCACAAAGATGCGTGCTTTTCTCATCTATCCGGGGGGCAAATACAAAGGGTACTGTTAGCTAGAGCCTTGGCCTCACAACCTAAATTGCTGATTCTAGACGAACCCACAGCCAATATCGATCCCGAAAACCAACAGCGCATTCTACAAATTCTAAAAGAACTGAATACGCAATGTACTATTCTCATGATCACTCATGACTTGCATCATACAACCAGTAATTTCAATAAAGTATTTTACATGAGCAGGACTTTAACGACTCTAACGAATATGCCTACCATACCCCAAGAGTTCTGTTGTGATTCCTTCGAAAAAAAGGCTGATCTATGA
- the fusA gene encoding elongation factor G, whose amino-acid sequence MSDQEFDLSKIRNIGIMAHIDAGKTTTTERILYYAGRTHKIGEVHEGGATMDWMEQEQERGITITSAATTVFWLDCKINIIDTPGHVDFTIEVERSLRVLDGAVAVFDAVSGVEPQSETVWRQANKYGVPRIAFVNKMDRMGADYFAAVESMKEKLGANAVAVHCPIGSESQFVGMVDLISQKALYFLDETLGAKWEEREIPEELKEKCAELRYALLEELATVDESNEAFMMKVLEDPDAITEEEIHSVMRKGVIENKINPVLCGTAFKNKGVQQLLNVIVKWLPSPKDRGTIHGINLKNNEEVYLEPRRDGPLAALAFKIMTDPYVGRITFIRIYSGTLKKGSAILNSTKDKKERISRLLEMHANERTDRDEFTVGDIGACVGLKYSVTGDTLCEENQEIVLERIEIPEPVIDMAIEPKSKGDREKLAQALSALSEEDPTFRVTSNEEIGQTIISGMGELHLDILRDRMIREFKVEANVGKPQVSYKETITTSSNSETKYVKQSGGRGQYAHVCLEIEPNEPGKGNEIVSKIVGGVIPKEYIPAVMKGVEEGLNTGVLAGYGLVDVKVNIVFGSYHEVDSSEMAFKICGSMAVKEACRKAAPVILEPIMKIAVITPEDHLGDVIGDLNRRRGKILGQESSRGMAQVNAEVPLSEMFGYTTSLRSLTSGRATSTMEPAFFAKVPQKIQEEIVKK is encoded by the coding sequence ATGAGTGATCAAGAATTCGATTTAAGCAAGATTAGAAACATCGGTATCATGGCACATATCGATGCAGGAAAAACGACAACTACAGAAAGAATTCTTTATTACGCTGGAAGGACTCATAAAATAGGTGAGGTTCATGAGGGCGGAGCCACCATGGACTGGATGGAGCAAGAGCAAGAAAGAGGTATCACCATTACCTCTGCGGCAACAACCGTTTTCTGGTTAGACTGCAAAATTAATATTATCGATACTCCAGGTCACGTCGACTTTACCATTGAGGTTGAGCGGTCTCTACGCGTTCTAGACGGTGCTGTCGCTGTGTTTGATGCCGTATCAGGAGTCGAACCTCAGTCAGAGACGGTATGGAGACAGGCGAATAAATACGGTGTTCCTCGGATTGCTTTTGTCAATAAAATGGATCGTATGGGTGCAGATTACTTTGCAGCCGTAGAGTCCATGAAAGAGAAACTTGGCGCTAATGCTGTTGCTGTGCACTGTCCTATTGGCTCAGAGAGTCAGTTTGTAGGGATGGTCGATCTTATTTCTCAAAAAGCTCTTTACTTCTTAGATGAAACTCTAGGAGCGAAATGGGAAGAGCGTGAAATTCCTGAAGAACTTAAAGAAAAGTGTGCCGAACTTCGTTACGCCCTTCTCGAAGAGCTAGCTACGGTAGATGAGAGCAACGAAGCTTTCATGATGAAGGTTCTTGAGGATCCAGACGCTATTACAGAAGAAGAAATTCATAGCGTTATGAGAAAAGGGGTTATTGAAAATAAAATCAACCCCGTGTTGTGCGGAACCGCCTTTAAAAACAAAGGAGTGCAACAACTCCTTAATGTTATCGTCAAGTGGTTGCCCTCTCCTAAAGACCGCGGAACAATTCACGGAATTAACCTAAAAAATAATGAAGAAGTCTATCTAGAACCTAGAAGAGACGGACCTCTAGCCGCTCTTGCGTTTAAAATTATGACGGATCCTTACGTCGGGCGTATTACCTTCATTCGTATTTACTCAGGTACTCTTAAAAAGGGTTCAGCCATACTGAATTCTACTAAAGATAAGAAAGAGCGCATCTCTCGTTTGTTGGAAATGCACGCGAATGAAAGAACAGATAGAGACGAATTCACAGTTGGTGATATTGGAGCTTGCGTAGGTTTAAAATATTCAGTAACAGGGGATACACTTTGCGAAGAAAATCAAGAAATTGTTCTTGAACGTATCGAAATCCCTGAGCCTGTGATTGACATGGCTATTGAACCTAAGTCCAAGGGAGATAGAGAGAAGTTAGCTCAAGCATTAAGCGCTCTTTCCGAGGAAGACCCTACTTTTCGTGTAACTTCAAATGAAGAAATCGGACAGACAATTATCTCCGGTATGGGCGAGCTACATTTAGATATTCTTCGTGATCGTATGATCCGCGAATTTAAAGTAGAAGCTAATGTGGGTAAGCCGCAAGTTTCTTATAAAGAAACGATTACTACAAGTAGCAACAGTGAAACAAAGTATGTAAAACAGTCTGGGGGTCGTGGTCAATATGCTCACGTTTGCCTAGAGATTGAACCAAATGAACCAGGCAAAGGAAATGAAATTGTCAGTAAAATTGTTGGCGGTGTCATTCCTAAAGAATATATCCCAGCCGTTATGAAAGGTGTGGAAGAAGGATTAAATACAGGTGTTCTTGCCGGCTATGGTTTGGTCGATGTTAAAGTGAACATTGTATTCGGGTCATATCACGAAGTGGATTCTAGTGAGATGGCGTTTAAGATATGTGGTTCTATGGCAGTGAAAGAAGCTTGTAGAAAAGCTGCTCCAGTGATCCTAGAACCTATTATGAAAATTGCAGTAATTACTCCTGAAGATCATCTAGGAGACGTTATTGGAGACTTAAATCGTCGTCGTGGAAAAATCTTAGGTCAAGAATCTTCTCGAGGTATGGCACAAGTAAATGCCGAAGTACCCCTAAGTGAAATGTTTGGGTACACAACATCTTTAAGATCCTTGACTTCCGGAAGAGCAACATCAACAATGGAACCTGCCTTCTTTGCTAAGGTTCCTCAAAAAATTCAAGAAGAGATTGTTAAGAAGTAA
- the rpsL gene encoding 30S ribosomal protein S12 — protein sequence MPTINQLIRKKRQSSASRKKSPALQKCPQRRGVCLQVKTKTPKKPNSALRKVAWVRLSNGQEVIAYIGGEGHNLQEHSIVLVQGGRVKDLPGVRYHIVRGALDCAAVKNRKQSRSRYGAKRPK from the coding sequence ATGCCAACCATTAATCAATTAATACGTAAAAAGCGTCAATCTAGCGCGTCTAGAAAGAAATCTCCAGCCTTGCAGAAATGCCCGCAACGACGTGGTGTGTGTCTACAAGTGAAGACAAAGACTCCTAAAAAGCCGAACTCAGCTTTACGTAAAGTCGCTTGGGTGCGCTTGTCTAATGGCCAAGAAGTTATCGCCTACATTGGGGGTGAGGGCCATAATTTGCAAGAGCACAGCATCGTGTTGGTTCAAGGTGGCAGGGTTAAAGATTTGCCTGGTGTCCGTTATCACATCGTTCGCGGAGCTCTAGATTGCGCTGCTGTCAAAAATAGAAAACAAAGCCGTTCTCGATACGGGGCAAAGCGTCCTAAGTAG
- the ispF gene encoding 2-C-methyl-D-erythritol 2,4-cyclodiphosphate synthase encodes MNAENDSSLPKPQWIYRVGIGQDSHRFLSESSAKPCILAGVIFENSPGFQANSDGDIIFHAICNAISSVTHRIILGEVADELLHTRGITDSSVYLSEAIKSLKSNQMISHAAITIEGNRPKFLPKLSAMRQSIASALNIPLGSVGITATSGEGLSDFGCGDGVQCFCILTIMEYCG; translated from the coding sequence ATGAACGCAGAAAATGACTCTTCCTTGCCTAAACCGCAGTGGATTTACCGTGTAGGAATCGGGCAAGATAGCCATCGTTTCCTCTCTGAAAGTTCTGCTAAACCCTGCATTTTAGCTGGAGTTATCTTTGAAAATAGTCCTGGTTTCCAAGCTAATTCTGACGGGGACATTATTTTCCATGCTATTTGCAATGCTATTTCTTCTGTCACGCATAGAATTATACTAGGAGAAGTGGCTGACGAGCTTCTCCATACTCGTGGCATTACAGACAGTAGCGTGTATTTATCTGAAGCTATAAAATCTTTAAAATCGAACCAGATGATTTCTCATGCGGCCATTACTATTGAGGGAAATCGCCCGAAATTCCTTCCAAAGCTCTCTGCGATGCGACAAAGTATTGCTTCAGCCTTGAACATTCCCTTAGGATCTGTAGGCATTACTGCGACTTCAGGAGAGGGATTGAGTGATTTTGGTTGTGGTGATGGTGTGCAATGTTTTTGTATACTTACCATTATGGAGTACTGCGGTTAA
- the obgE gene encoding GTPase ObgE has translation MFLDQITIELRAGKGGNGVVAWRKEKYLPKGGPYGGNGGVGGSIIIESATHVYSFESYRNIRFLKAEDGRPGATNNRSGKNGKDLVLIVPEGTLLRDVETKEILYDFAKSGERLVVCRGGKGGKGNTFFKTSTNRAPTKATPGKPGEIRQVELELKLIADIGLVGFPNAGKSTLFNTLARTEVKVGAYPFTTLQPVLGLVPCQEKLYQKPWIIADIPGIIEGAHQNRGLGLDFLRHIERTRLLLFVIDICGCERSSPEEDLRILMDELVHYREDLADKNRIIALNKIDDLLPDERQERLESFQKLFPSETFVLVSGLTGEGVDLLNSLFTNKLAV, from the coding sequence ATGTTTTTAGATCAGATTACCATAGAGTTGCGTGCTGGAAAAGGCGGTAACGGTGTTGTCGCTTGGAGAAAGGAAAAATATCTTCCCAAAGGTGGCCCCTATGGCGGTAACGGTGGTGTCGGTGGATCTATCATTATAGAGTCAGCTACACATGTGTACTCTTTTGAATCCTATAGAAATATACGCTTTTTAAAAGCTGAAGACGGACGACCAGGAGCCACAAATAACCGCTCGGGAAAGAACGGTAAAGACCTCGTCTTAATCGTTCCCGAAGGAACTTTACTCAGAGATGTAGAGACTAAAGAAATTCTCTATGACTTTGCTAAAAGCGGAGAGCGTTTAGTCGTTTGTCGTGGAGGTAAAGGAGGTAAGGGGAATACGTTTTTCAAAACGTCTACAAACCGCGCTCCTACCAAAGCCACTCCCGGCAAGCCTGGAGAAATACGCCAGGTAGAGCTTGAGCTCAAGCTGATCGCTGATATTGGCCTTGTGGGTTTCCCTAATGCAGGAAAATCTACATTATTCAACACTCTTGCAAGAACAGAAGTCAAGGTCGGGGCTTATCCCTTCACTACACTGCAACCTGTATTGGGTCTTGTTCCTTGCCAGGAAAAATTGTACCAGAAACCCTGGATTATAGCAGATATTCCCGGGATCATAGAAGGAGCTCACCAAAATCGTGGTTTAGGGCTGGATTTCTTAAGACATATTGAGCGTACCAGATTATTGTTGTTTGTGATTGATATTTGTGGATGCGAGAGATCCTCCCCAGAAGAAGATCTACGTATTCTTATGGACGAGCTTGTACATTATAGAGAAGATCTCGCAGACAAGAATCGGATTATCGCTTTAAACAAGATCGATGATCTTCTTCCCGATGAAAGGCAAGAACGTCTAGAAAGTTTTCAAAAACTCTTTCCTTCTGAGACGTTTGTATTAGTATCCGGACTTACTGGAGAAGGAGTCGATTTACTCAACAGTCTTTTCACAAATAAACTAGCCGTGTAA
- a CDS encoding metal ABC transporter solute-binding protein, Zn/Mn family, whose product MYRIFLFLLFFFSCSPIFGDSKSEEKHVLVSIAPYKFLVEQITGNTCKVCSIVTNNYDPHTYELSPRHMEKIVRAQLWFRMGENFEKSCEKNISCPQVDLTKNIEIISGHTGCTHRFHSFDTHTWLSPKNLKIQVLAITEALCLHFPEHTALYQSNGAKLLETLENLDVEIQEITAAAKQRHILVAHGAFAYFCRDYNFFQHVIEKSNHMEPSPKDIVRAAQSIRKHGISSMILLRHAGKRSSAMLAERFHMATVNLDPYEENVINNLKTIATTFANL is encoded by the coding sequence ATGTATAGAATATTCCTCTTTCTTTTGTTCTTCTTTTCTTGTTCTCCTATCTTTGGAGACTCTAAATCAGAAGAAAAACACGTACTTGTGAGTATAGCCCCGTATAAATTTTTAGTTGAACAGATAACGGGGAACACCTGCAAGGTATGTTCTATAGTGACCAATAACTACGATCCGCATACCTATGAGTTATCCCCTAGGCACATGGAAAAAATTGTGCGTGCGCAACTATGGTTTCGTATGGGAGAAAATTTTGAAAAGTCCTGTGAAAAAAATATTTCCTGCCCTCAAGTGGATCTGACAAAAAATATTGAGATCATTTCTGGGCATACAGGATGTACTCACCGATTCCACAGCTTCGATACGCACACTTGGCTAAGCCCGAAAAATCTAAAAATACAAGTCCTGGCTATCACAGAAGCTTTATGTCTACATTTCCCGGAGCATACCGCACTATACCAAAGTAACGGAGCCAAGCTACTCGAAACCTTAGAAAACTTAGATGTAGAAATTCAAGAAATCACAGCAGCTGCTAAGCAGCGGCATATTTTAGTTGCGCATGGAGCCTTTGCTTATTTCTGTAGGGATTACAACTTTTTCCAACACGTCATTGAGAAAAGTAACCACATGGAGCCCTCGCCTAAAGATATTGTACGCGCTGCTCAGAGCATTCGCAAGCATGGCATTTCTTCTATGATTTTACTCCGTCATGCTGGGAAGCGTAGTAGTGCTATGCTAGCAGAACGCTTTCATATGGCTACAGTAAACTTAGATCCATATGAAGAAAACGTGATAAATAATCTAAAAACTATAGCGACAACTTTTGCTAATTTATGA
- the rpmA gene encoding 50S ribosomal protein L27: protein MAHKKGQGASRNGRDSESKRLGMKVGAGQRVSTGSILVRQRGTKWHPSKNVGRGRDDTLFALIDGIVVTRKTDRTYISVLPE, encoded by the coding sequence ATGGCACATAAGAAAGGTCAGGGAGCAAGCCGTAACGGTCGCGATTCAGAGTCAAAGCGTCTCGGTATGAAAGTAGGCGCAGGGCAAAGGGTTTCCACGGGAAGTATTCTTGTAAGACAAAGAGGCACTAAGTGGCATCCTTCGAAAAACGTAGGTAGAGGTCGTGATGATACTCTATTTGCTTTAATCGATGGTATCGTTGTCACTAGGAAGACAGATCGTACGTATATTTCTGTTCTTCCAGAATAA
- the rpsG gene encoding 30S ribosomal protein S7, whose translation MSRRHAAEKKIIPADPIYGSVTLERFINKVMMHGKKSIARKIVYNALERFAKKVGAENVLEAFEEALENAKPLLEVRSRRVGGATYQVPVEVAAGRRDCLAMQWIIKFARAKPGKSMEVGLATELVDCFNKQGATIKKREDTHRMAEANKAFAHYKW comes from the coding sequence ATGTCAAGACGACATGCCGCTGAGAAAAAAATAATCCCAGCAGATCCTATCTATGGAAGTGTGACTCTAGAAAGGTTCATCAATAAAGTTATGATGCACGGCAAAAAAAGCATCGCTAGAAAAATTGTTTATAACGCTTTGGAAAGATTTGCTAAGAAAGTAGGCGCTGAGAATGTTTTAGAAGCTTTTGAAGAAGCTTTGGAAAATGCCAAGCCTTTGCTTGAGGTGCGCTCTCGTCGTGTTGGAGGGGCTACATATCAGGTTCCCGTAGAAGTTGCCGCAGGCCGTAGAGATTGCTTGGCTATGCAATGGATTATTAAATTTGCTAGGGCAAAGCCAGGGAAATCCATGGAAGTAGGGTTGGCAACTGAGCTTGTTGATTGTTTCAATAAGCAAGGAGCTACTATCAAGAAGCGTGAAGATACTCATCGTATGGCTGAAGCAAATAAAGCGTTTGCTCATTATAAGTGGTAA
- a CDS encoding metal ABC transporter permease, which yields MISFFNHILPSLLLPSLLAALGASIAGGVVGTYIVVKRIVSISGSISHSILGGIGLTLWIQYRLNIEFPPMYGAIIGAIILALCIGKIHLKYQEREDALIAMIWSVGMAIGIIFISQLPAFNSELVNFLFGNILWVTTSDLFRLGILDVIVLTMVALCHTRFLSLCFDEKYMMLSRYSVQTWYFLLVILAAITIVMLIYIMGVILMLSMLVLPISIACRFSYKMVRIMMISVLLNILCSFSGIILAYAVDFPAGPTIAILMGGVYTASLFVKRLLSKSTPSPVSPDTNTNVSEGKSF from the coding sequence ATGATTTCTTTTTTTAATCATATCTTACCTTCTCTACTTCTTCCTTCTTTACTGGCGGCTTTAGGAGCTTCCATTGCTGGCGGTGTTGTAGGAACATACATCGTAGTCAAACGTATTGTTTCCATTAGTGGAAGTATCTCCCACTCTATTTTAGGAGGGATTGGCCTGACCTTATGGATCCAGTACCGCTTGAATATTGAGTTTCCCCCGATGTATGGCGCGATTATCGGAGCGATTATCCTCGCCCTGTGTATTGGGAAAATCCATCTCAAATATCAAGAAAGAGAAGATGCTCTTATTGCCATGATTTGGTCTGTAGGTATGGCTATTGGTATTATCTTCATTTCGCAACTTCCTGCGTTTAACTCAGAATTGGTCAATTTCCTTTTTGGCAATATTCTTTGGGTCACCACCTCGGATCTCTTTAGACTAGGCATTTTAGACGTTATTGTTCTTACCATGGTAGCGCTCTGCCATACCCGTTTTCTTTCCTTATGTTTCGATGAGAAATACATGATGCTTAGCCGGTATTCTGTGCAAACTTGGTACTTTCTGCTGGTTATTCTCGCGGCAATTACTATCGTCATGTTAATTTACATTATGGGCGTAATTTTAATGCTTAGCATGCTAGTTTTGCCGATATCGATAGCTTGCAGGTTTTCCTATAAAATGGTCCGGATTATGATGATTTCTGTTCTCTTGAACATCTTATGCTCATTTTCCGGGATTATCCTTGCCTATGCTGTAGATTTCCCTGCAGGGCCAACAATTGCGATCTTGATGGGTGGTGTTTACACGGCTAGTTTATTTGTGAAAAGACTGTTGAGTAAATCGACTCCTTCTCCAGTAAGTCCGGATACTAATACAAACGTCTCAGAAGGAAAGAGTTTTTGA
- the rplU gene encoding 50S ribosomal protein L21: MKSYAIIQTGSKQYQVSEGDIIDVELLDGVSEGQEIVFDQVLFTFDGSKVSLGTPTVKNAVVKGELLSRVRGEKVIAYKYKRRKNYHRKIGHRQNYLRVKISNLVM, from the coding sequence ATGAAGTCTTACGCAATAATTCAGACCGGAAGCAAGCAATACCAGGTTTCTGAAGGAGATATAATTGACGTCGAATTATTAGACGGTGTTTCCGAAGGACAAGAAATTGTTTTCGATCAAGTGTTGTTTACTTTTGATGGGTCTAAAGTTTCTTTAGGGACTCCTACAGTAAAGAATGCTGTAGTCAAAGGTGAATTGTTATCTCGAGTTCGTGGAGAGAAAGTCATTGCCTATAAGTATAAAAGACGTAAAAATTATCATCGTAAGATCGGTCATCGTCAGAACTATCTTAGGGTAAAAATTAGCAATCTAGTGATGTAA
- a CDS encoding sulfite reductase flavoprotein subunit alpha has translation MHLLEKFKAQRVSLLSRELISCCDPAIASSDAGHVYQLLFNTTGSNLSYKVGDSLGVFPKNPVHVVEKILECLSYSPKQLVQSRESSQISLYDFLRCHTNINKVPPKLKSFFPDLEETMTFYDAIQKYQPHIPVELFVESVLPLLPRFYSIASAPHPHENQIELLVRLVNYSGEYEQRYGVCSFFLCRELELGKSCHVFVQPTKHFTLAEHVQNQPIVMIGSGTGIAPYKAFVQQRIYNNDSGMNILFFGERFEKANFYYQDFWKKAVENELLKLFLAFSRDGDRKLYVQDLLKQHADLVLKAYQKGAYFFVCGSKVLGNEVKKTLEDILGKNKLSQLKEEHRYVADVY, from the coding sequence ATGCATTTGTTAGAGAAATTTAAAGCTCAGAGAGTGTCTCTTCTCTCAAGAGAGCTCATTTCTTGTTGCGATCCTGCTATTGCTTCTTCTGATGCAGGCCACGTTTATCAATTGCTCTTTAACACAACAGGCTCTAATCTGTCCTATAAGGTAGGGGATTCTCTTGGTGTATTTCCAAAGAATCCCGTGCATGTTGTTGAGAAGATCCTTGAGTGTCTAAGTTATTCTCCAAAACAACTCGTACAATCTCGAGAATCTTCTCAGATTTCCCTCTACGACTTCTTAAGATGTCATACCAATATCAATAAAGTTCCCCCAAAGCTGAAGTCTTTTTTCCCCGACCTAGAAGAGACTATGACTTTCTACGATGCAATACAGAAATACCAACCCCATATCCCTGTGGAATTGTTTGTAGAGAGTGTCTTGCCCTTATTGCCACGGTTTTATTCTATAGCTTCAGCTCCCCATCCTCATGAGAATCAGATAGAACTCTTAGTCAGGCTCGTGAATTATTCTGGAGAATATGAGCAACGCTACGGTGTCTGCTCTTTCTTTTTGTGCAGGGAATTAGAATTAGGCAAAAGTTGTCATGTATTCGTACAACCAACCAAACACTTTACTCTTGCAGAGCATGTACAAAATCAACCTATTGTAATGATTGGTTCAGGAACAGGAATCGCTCCTTATAAAGCATTCGTGCAACAGCGTATCTACAATAACGATTCCGGTATGAACATACTCTTTTTTGGCGAACGTTTCGAAAAAGCAAATTTCTATTATCAAGATTTCTGGAAAAAAGCCGTCGAAAATGAGTTGTTAAAGCTATTTTTAGCGTTTTCTCGCGACGGCGATCGTAAACTTTATGTGCAAGATCTACTCAAACAACACGCAGACCTGGTTCTAAAAGCTTATCAAAAAGGCGCCTACTTCTTTGTATGCGGAAGTAAAGTACTAGGAAATGAGGTAAAAAAGACACTAGAAGATATTCTAGGAAAGAATAAGCTCTCCCAATTAAAGGAAGAGCACCGTTATGTCGCTGATGTGTATTAA
- the rpsJ gene encoding 30S ribosomal protein S10 — MKQQKQKIRIRLKGFDQGQLDRSTADIVETAKRTGARVAGPIPLPTKREVYTVLRSPHVDKKSREQFEIRTHKRLIDILDPTGKTIDALKMLALPAGVDIKIKAA; from the coding sequence ATGAAGCAGCAAAAACAGAAAATCCGTATTCGTCTGAAAGGATTTGATCAAGGGCAACTAGATCGATCAACTGCAGATATTGTTGAGACTGCTAAAAGAACAGGCGCTCGTGTAGCAGGTCCTATTCCGTTGCCTACAAAGAGGGAAGTGTACACTGTGCTACGTTCTCCTCACGTAGATAAAAAATCTAGAGAGCAGTTTGAAATTCGTACTCATAAACGTTTGATCGATATCCTAGATCCTACAGGAAAAACTATAGATGCTTTAAAAATGTTAGCTCTTCCAGCAGGAGTTGATATTAAAATCAAAGCTGCATAA
- the thiE gene encoding thiamine phosphate synthase produces the protein MEENFFKLILITNKQQISVEEYLDFVCACVQSGVTSVQLREKELSYRELLGFGEALKSILDPLEIPLIVSDSVSVCLDLDATGVHLGQTDGDVIEARELLGSDKIIGWNVNTLDQLLNANTLPIDYLGLSAMFATQNKPDATNLWGFSGLEQAVSLCEHPIVAIGGIDESNASKVIDAGAAGIAAIGVFHSAQNPSSVTKALREIVDRGLRC, from the coding sequence TTGGAAGAAAACTTTTTCAAACTGATTCTCATCACCAATAAACAACAGATTTCGGTAGAGGAGTATCTCGATTTCGTTTGTGCTTGTGTACAATCTGGAGTGACCTCGGTGCAATTGCGTGAAAAGGAACTTTCATACAGAGAGTTGTTGGGTTTTGGAGAAGCATTAAAGTCTATTTTAGATCCTTTGGAGATACCTTTAATTGTCAGTGACAGCGTGTCGGTGTGTTTAGATTTGGATGCTACAGGTGTCCACTTAGGACAGACAGACGGTGATGTTATCGAGGCTAGGGAGCTTCTAGGTTCTGATAAAATCATCGGGTGGAATGTCAATACCCTGGATCAACTGCTCAATGCGAATACTCTGCCTATTGATTATTTGGGATTGAGTGCCATGTTTGCTACGCAGAATAAACCCGATGCAACGAATCTTTGGGGTTTCTCTGGTTTAGAACAAGCGGTTTCTCTTTGTGAGCATCCTATTGTCGCTATTGGTGGTATTGACGAAAGCAACGCATCTAAAGTCATTGACGCTGGCGCTGCAGGTATAGCAGCTATAGGAGTATTCCATAGCGCACAAAACCCCAGCTCAGTAACGAAAGCTCTACGGGAAATTGTTGATCGAGGACTGAGATGCTAG
- the thiM gene encoding hydroxyethylthiazole kinase — MLERMQEALQRLRKERPVILNTTNYVSMDFLANCFLAIGASPIMSVSDLELEELIELSSAVYINIGTLDHLFIQRAYRTVDLAVRQNKPVIFDPVAAGATKIRTEVSHHLLAHATIVRGNASEILSFGDVTMKTRGVDSTHSTQDAKDVATALAKECLCGCAIAVSGAIDFITDGQRHTTVELGDPFMSYVVGMGCSLTGVFAAFRSVIDDSFEATKLGIEYFTLCGMLARERCEGPGLFKAYLLDELYASDFSRMRQYYDR; from the coding sequence ATGCTAGAACGCATGCAAGAAGCGTTGCAACGCTTAAGAAAGGAAAGGCCCGTAATTTTAAACACCACGAATTATGTTTCTATGGATTTCCTAGCGAACTGTTTTCTAGCCATCGGAGCGTCGCCTATTATGAGCGTGTCCGATTTAGAGTTGGAAGAGTTAATAGAGTTGAGTTCGGCCGTGTATATTAACATTGGCACTCTCGATCATTTATTTATTCAACGAGCGTACAGAACTGTAGACCTGGCTGTAAGACAAAATAAACCTGTGATTTTTGACCCTGTGGCTGCAGGAGCTACAAAGATTAGAACAGAGGTGTCTCATCACTTACTGGCCCATGCGACAATCGTTCGAGGAAATGCTAGTGAGATCCTTTCTTTCGGGGATGTCACGATGAAAACACGTGGTGTAGATTCTACTCACTCTACCCAAGACGCTAAAGATGTGGCCACCGCTCTAGCGAAAGAATGTTTGTGCGGTTGTGCTATTGCTGTTTCCGGAGCTATAGATTTTATTACTGACGGGCAGCGTCATACAACTGTGGAGCTTGGCGATCCGTTCATGTCTTATGTTGTGGGCATGGGATGTTCTTTAACCGGAGTATTCGCTGCGTTCAGATCGGTCATAGACGATTCTTTTGAAGCCACGAAATTAGGTATAGAATACTTCACTCTGTGCGGCATGCTGGCTCGTGAGCGCTGTGAAGGCCCTGGATTGTTTAAGGCTTATCTCCTTGACGAGTTGTATGCTTCCGACTTTAGTAGGATGCGTCAATACTACGATCGATAA